In a single window of the Tribolium castaneum strain GA2 chromosome 8, icTriCast1.1, whole genome shotgun sequence genome:
- the LOC100141823 gene encoding cysteine-rich venom protein: MTILRTVFYTLLALSSNCDKFDPTKVNYCEKFCPDKTKSTGCECQAQGTRTEVDLQNVFEFRKLCLDEHNYWRNYLASGSERRKKATSASDMMALSYSLELEFLARCYGRSTFNGYHEDCRMMSNNRQAGQNLAGLNRKNFSLSLVKVQIWDWYNEIENLAPDMFGKFRRGHKIEHFATMVWGQVNQVGCARIYTADTKKDNFKHPVYVQALICDYGSTILGKMGTKVAPNWLGRPIYTKGKPCSKCPDNLKCNRVYTALCGEIEPVPQEPPYQFNTARRWKIYSVLLYFGLLTNQQT; encoded by the coding sequence ATGACAATACTTCGGACAGTTTTCTACACCCTGTTAGCACTATCGTCAAACTGTGACAAATTCGATCCAACCAAAGTGAACTACTGCGAGAAATTTTGCCCCGACAAGACCAAAAGCACCGGTTGCGAGTGCCAAGCCCAAGGAACACGAACCGAAGTCGATTTGCAAAATGTGTTCGAGTTTCGAAAACTGTGCCTTGACGAACACAACTACTGGCGAAACTATCTGGCTTCGGGGTCGGAAAGGCGCAAGAAAGCCACTTCGGCCTCCGACATGATGGCGCTAAGTTACAGCCTGGAGCTGGAGTTTCTGGCAAGGTGTTACGGCCGGAGCACCTTCAACGGCTACCACGAAGACTGTCGGATGATGTCGAACAACCGGCAAGCTGGCCAGAACCTCGCCGGTTTGAACCGCAAGAACTTTTCGCTTTCGTTGGTTAAAGTCCAAATCTGGGACTGGTATAACGAGATCGAGAATTTAGCGCCGGATATGTTCGGCAAGTTCCGAAGAGGGCACAAGATCGAGCACTTCGCCACGATGGTTTGGGGGCAAGTGAACCAAGTCGGATGTGCGAGGATTTACACAGCTGATACGAAAAAAGACAACTTCAAGCATCCAGTCTATGTGCAAGCCTTGATCTGTGACTATGGAAGTACCATTTTGGGGAAAATGGGCACGAAAGTTGCGCCCAATTGGCTAGGGAGGCCTATTTACACGAAAGGGAAGCCGTGTTCCAAGTGTCCGGATAATTTGAAGTGTAATCGGGTGTATACAGCACTGTGTGGTGAAATTGAACCCGTTCCTCAAGAGCCACCCTATCAATTTAACACGGCAAGGAGGTGGAAAATTTATAGTGTACTTCTTTATTTCGGCTTATTAACGAATCAACaaacttaa